caatattatttttcataccaatatttttctataatattcttAAGTCTGCATGTAATaccaatattttttaataatattcttaagtctgcaggtaataccaatattatttttcataccaatatttttctataatattcttAAGTCTGCATGTAATaccaatattttttaataatattcttaagtctgcaggtaataccaatattatttttcataccaatatttttctataatattcttaagtctgcaggtaataccaatattatttttcatatcaatatttttctttaatattcttaAGTCTGCATGTAATaccaatattttttaataatattcttaagtctgcatgtaataccaatattatttttcataccaatatttttctataatattcttaagtctgcaggtaataccaatattatttttcatatcaatatttttctttaatattcttaagtctgcaggtaataccaatattatttttcaataatattcttaagtctgaatgtaataccaatattatttttcataccaatatttttctataatattcttaagtctgcaggtaataccaatattatttttcataccaatatttttctataatattcttaagtctgcaggtaataccaatattatttttcataccaatatttttctataatattcttaagtctgcaggtaataccaatattatttttcaataatattcttaagtctgaatgtaataccaatattatttttcataccaatatttttctataatattcttaagtctgcaggtaataccaatattatttttcaataatattctcAAGTCTGCatgtaataccaatattatttttcataccaatatttttcaataatattctcaagtctgcaggtaataccaatattatttttcataccaatatttttctataatattcttaagtctgcaggtaataccaatattatttttcataccaatatttttcaataatattcttaagtctgaatgtaataccaatattatttttcataccaatatttttctataatattcttaagtctgcaggtaataccaatattatttttcaataatattctcAAGTCTGCatgtaataccaatattatttttcataccaatattttttaataatattcttaagtctgcatgtaataccaatattatttttcataccaatatttttctataatattcttaagtctgcaggtaataccaatattatttttcatatcaatatttttctttaatattcttaagtctgcaggtaataccaatattatttttcaataatattctcAAGTCTGCatgtaataccaatattatttttcataccaatatttttctataatattcttAAGTCTGCATGTAATACCaatattacttttcataccaatatttttctataatattcttAAGTCTGCATGTAATACCAATATTTTTCAtaccaatatttttctataatattcttaagtctgcaggtaataccaatattatttttcataccaatatttttctataatattcttaagtctgcatgtaataccaatattattttttttttcataccaatatttttctataatattcttaagtctgcaggtaataccaatattatttttcataccaatatttttcaataatattcttaagtctgcaggtaataccaatattatttttcataccaatatttttcaataatattcttaagtctgcaggtaataccaatattatttttcataccgatatttttctataatattcttaagtctgcaggtaataccaatattatttttcataccaatatttttctataatattcttaagtctgcaggtaataccaatattatttttcatatcaatatttttcaataatatttttaagtGTGCAGGTAATaccaatatttttcaataatattccTTAAGTTTGcaggtaaaattaataatatttttcaaatattcttatctctgctgcaaatgaaataaaaatttttcaatattctCAAGTGAGGTGAAATCAGTTTTCCAATATTCAATTTTGCAAGCAATACCAATATCATTATTCCATAATATTCCCAAGTCCACAAGTAAAATCAGTAATACTTTTTAGAAAATAGTCTTAAACAACTTCCATGAaggggaaaaaatatatttatatcattttagACTTTATTGATGAAATACTACATGCTAAAAACATCTGAACATCATTGCATGAAACATCTCTTTAtctaaatgataagaaaaaaaaattatgaaaatattacatcTAAAAAacttttatcagaaaaaaattacaCCCAAAACCTTCACCAAAAATATTACATCTAAAAACCTTGTAAAATAACCTTACATCTAAAACCTTCACCAGACATTACATCTAAAAACCTTATCAGAAAAGGTTTTCTGACAacttaactaaaaaaaattatctttacttaaacatattaaaacaaattacttcaaatattgaaaaaatactttaaattgtAAGAGGCAAATTACTTTGACTactcaaaacaaataaaatatttcaactacTTATAGAAAagcaaaatttaaaaagaaaatattaatcttaatcACTTATATAAACAAATTACTAAAATTACTTGTAAAAACAAACTGTTTCAAGTTATTAGCAATAAcaacaattttgataatatattaccAATTActttataattactaatattacttTGATACTAATATTAAACCAAAAAGTCAGAAATGTCAAAATTAAAACATGATCATGCATATATCAAATTGTTTTAGGTTATCAATAttaatcaatatcaataataattttcatatattaccAATATTACTTTATGATTACTAATGttactttattatttactattaaacCCAAAAGGCAGAAATGACAAAATTAAAACTTGATTATGCATATATCAAAATGTTTAAGgttattaatattaatcaatatcaatactaattttcataatataataccCATATTACTTAATAATTATCGATATTACTTTATGATTTCTAATGTTACCTAATAGTTactaatattaaaacaaaaaatgcAAAAATGACAAAATTCAAACTGTATCATGAATACAGTACATCAATAGAACATCAATAGAAGAGTGAAGCGTTAAATCATCAGCTTTTCTTAATCAAATCAAACAGAAGACCTTTAAGAATATCATAATGGTAAAAATCCACTAAAAACATTAAGAAGAAAACTTCCAATACTAAAAAATGAATACATTTAAAACATAACTTGTGATGATGAAAAATGCACTAATAACAAAACTTGAATGATAAGAATAGATTGGTCATTAAAAGGGGCATTACTGTTTAATTCACAAACTAAACAGCAACAGTACTGAAATAGgcagtaaaaaaatacaaaaaaaacagCAACAGTACTGAAATAGgccgtaaaaaaaaatacaaaaaaaacagCAACAGTACTGAAATAGgcagtaaaaaaatacaaaaaaaaaaaacaacagtacTGAAATAGGccgtaaaaaatacaaaaaaacagtaacagtactgaaataagcaataaaaaaaaacaaaagaaaacagcAACAGTACTGAAATAGgcagtaaaaaaatacaaaaaaacagcAACAGTACTGAAataggcagtaaaaaaaaaaaaacagcaacagtactgaaatagaaaaataaaaaaaaaaatcaagtagctTCTCAAAaaccaaaaacattaacaacgaaaACTTTGAAAGCCATTTGATCATTATAGATCACTTTAAAAAAACACATCACCAATAGGTCATTATAAGCTGAAGCATACAAATATTTGAGATTCTTTCCACAAAGCTTTACTTATGAATAGCAAATTCATGATTTTTCTTTGAATAGCAAATTCAtgaattttgtttataaaatagatGTCTGCTAAAAGAAAGGCCTGCTTCGTCATCCAGGAAAATAAGTGCAATAAAGTACATTATAAATCATTAAAACTTGTGCAACCTACTATTAAAAAATCATATTGCCAACTCCTTTAAGACACATTTTATACGAGCTTAAGTATACCAATAAATCTTCCAATAAAACAATTACATGCTTTAACAATAAAATGCTTCAACAATTAACACTACATATACAAAAATACCTATTGCCAAATAAAAATTCTTATAAGATATATTAATCTAAGTTAACctgcatttataaaaatatatatgagctCGTAAGACTGAATGATGTTGGTTTAGCAATCTGTGATTACTATAAGAAATAACAGAATTGAGAAGAGAATATTATAAGTTGTTAAAAGTTGCGTACTTCAATTATCTTATATTTTGGCAATGTTAGATTTAATCAAATTGTATATCAAGTTGGGAAAATGTAAAATTGCACACGAGCCTAttttatattactgtacatattgCACTATTAGCCTACCCTCAACAGGATTTACTCCTGACGATTATCATTGTCGTTGTTGtcattgtcgtcgttgttgttgttgttgccattgtTGTTGTTGCCCATCAATCTATAAAGATTGGGTAACAATAACCATTTCAAAAACTCGAGTTGAATCTCATTTTCCAACTCTCTATTTCTCTTGGCATCCCTGGACCTCTTGGCTGCCTGGTTGTTCCTCCTACGCCTCTCCCAGTAAGTAGCATCCCTAGGAATGCCGTTCTTGTCCAGTCGCATCCCGTTGTTGTTATTCTCATCATCTCGAGATCCAGTATCTCCTCCTTCTGCCCCAGAGTGCTCTTGTCCAGCAGCTTCCTCGGAGTCTCTCCTCCTGTAGCCATCTTGATCGCCAGCCTCCTGGTCATCGCTGCTGCGGTCCCGGTTTCCACGACGGGTTCTGGAAGATAGGTTTCGCCTTCGCAGGTAATGCTGGCGAAACTGTACGTAGCTGGGTGACCTCTCCATGGATCCATCTCCAGAGAAGAAGTTAGAGGCCTGTAAAAACGCCATGAATGGCTGCTGCATGTCAGGTGGGGCCATGCCCATTCCAGAACTCGTTGAAGGATAAGCCATAGCCCCGTTGCTAGCCGAAGGGAAAGCCATGGCCCCTTGACTAGTCGAGGGGAAGGCCATAGCCCCTTGACTAGTCGAGGGGAAGGCCATACCTTGGCTAGTCGAGGGGAAGGCCATACCTTGGCTAGTGGTCGGGAAGCTCATGGACCCTTGGCTAGTGGCCGGGAAGCTCATGGACCCTTGGCTAGTGGCCGGGAAGCTCATGGACCCTTGGCTAGTGGTCGGGAAGCTCATGGACCCTTGGCTAGTGGTCGGGAAGCTCGTGGGCCCTTGGGTAGTGGTGGGAAAGCTCAAGGGCCCTTGGCTAGTGGTGGGGAAGCTCAAGGGCCCTTGGCTAGTGGTCGGGAAGCTCATGGGCCCTTGGCTAGTGGTTGGGAAGCTCAAGGGCCCTTGGCTAGTGGTTGGGAAGCTCATCAGCCCCTGGCTGGTAGAGGGCATGTTTAGACCTCCCTGACTTCCTGAAGGGTAACCCACTGATCCCTGGTGACTACTTGCTGGAGGGTTCACAGACCCTGACGAGTGTTGAGATTCGCGCGTCCTTGATGCCAGTATGGCCTCGTATAAATTTATAGCATTGTGATACTGAGGTGGCACTGGACCTCTCCTTGCCATGCACTGTAACATATATTGATGGACTGCAGCCACCGCTTCTTCACCAAGGACTGGGGGATCCAGTGTCATAGGTGGGCTGCTGCAGCTGAGGTTGAGATTGTGCAATATCTCGGTGGGTGGAGGATGCTCGATTCTTCTGGTCTCCTCAGGCAGCATTTGATTTCTCTGTTGCAAATGTTCTCGCATTCTCTGGCCAAAATGCCTGGAGTGCAGAAGCCTGTAGGTGAGGCCCTCACAATTATTTTCCCCCCCAAAGCAACAAGTGTATCCTGATTTAAGTGCAAACCGAATTTCTTGGCGGCGTTGTGTACCTCTAGGGTTGTCGTCTCCGTCACTGCTGGATTCGCCAGAGAAGCTCCGTTGGCGAGGTGGGGTATGAAAGCCGTTAGTTAAACCATTTTCATGGTAGTGATCACTTCTTCCATTTTCACCCGACGGAAGAGTACCctgcctgctgctgctgctgctgctgctgctgctgctgctactagtatCCCTGGAAGTCTCGCTCATCTCTTCTGAAAGGTTCAGGGGCGATGCCCTAGTATCCTCCGAGAATTCACTCCCTTCGAGGAAGCCCCGGTTACTTTCCAAATACTGATTCATCCCATCAGTTGAATGCATTGGCATGCCAGTGGTGGAGTGGACTGGCATTAGCTGAAACCGGGGGCTTATATATCTCATTACCTGAGGCCTGCCATCATCGTACAAGGATTCCCTGGGCGACCTTCTCATTGAGAAATCCAGGGGCTGTTCCTGTTCTTCCATGTACACCACGCCTTCCTCGGGGCGGCTGGGGCCTTCGTCAAAGGTTTCATCCTTGTTGTTGTCCATGATCTCTAGAACAAAGAAGAGATGAAAATGAATAGGAGAGAATCTTGAATTtgctttttttctagttttataaagaaaatatgcagaatatggattataaagaaaatatgtagaatatggattataaagaaaatatgtagaatatggattataaagaaaatatgtagaatatggattataaagaaaatatgtagaatatggattataaagaaaatgtgtagaatatggattataaagaaaatatgtagaatatgaattataaaaaaaatatgtagaatatgaattataaagaaggtatgtagaatatgaattataaagaatgtatgtagaatatgaattataaagaaaatatgtagaatatgaattataaagaaaatatgtagaatatgaattataaagaaaatatgtagaatatggattataaagaaaatatgtagaatatgcattataaagaaaatatgtagaatatggattataaagaaaatatgtagaatatgcattataaagaaaatatgtagaatatggattataaagaaaatatgtagaatatgaattataaagaaaatatgtagaatatgaattataaagaagGTATGTAGAATatggattataaagaaaatatgtagaatatgaattataaagaaaatatgtagaatatgaattataaagaaaatatgtagaatatgaattataaagaaaatatgtagaatatggaTTATAAAGAAGGTATGTAGAATatggattataaagaaaatatgtagaatatggattataaagaaaatatgtagaatatgaattataaagaaaatatgtagaatatggattataaagaaaatatgtagaatatgaattataaagaagGTATGTAGAATATGGATTATAAAGAAAGtatgtagaatatgaattataaagaagGTATGTAGAATATGGATTATAAAGAAAGtatgtagaatatgaattataaagaaagtgtgtagaatatgaattataaagaaaatatgtagaatatgaattataaagaaaatatgtagaatatgaattataaagaaagtatgtagaatatgaattataaagaaagtatgtagaatatgaattataatgaaaatatgtagaatatgaattataaagaaaatatgtagaatatgaattataatgaaaatatgtagaatatgaattataaagaaaatatgtagaatatgaattataaagaaaatatgtagaatatgaattataaagaaggtatgtagaatatgaattataaagaaaatatgtagaatatgaattataaagaaaatatgtagaatatgaattataaagaagGTATGTAGAAtatgaattttaaagaaaatatgtagaatatgaattataaagaaaatatgtagaatatggattataaagaaaatatgtagaatatgaattataaagaaggtatgtagaatatgaattataaagaaaatatgtagaatatgaattatgaagaaaatatgtagaatatgaattataaagaaggtatgtagaatatgaattataaagaaaatatgtagaatatgaattataaagaaggtatgtagaatatgaattataaagaaaatatgtagaatatgaattataaagaaaatatgtagaatatgaattataaagaaaatatgtagaatatggattataaagaaaatatgtagaatatggattataaagaaaatatgtagaatatgaattataaagaaaatatgtagaatatgaattataaagaaggtatgtagaatatgaattataaagaaaatatgtagaatatgaattataaagaaggtatgtagaatatgaattataaagaaaatatgtagaatatgaattataaagaaaatatgtagaatatgaattataaagaaaatatgtagaatatgaattataaagaaaatatgtagaatatggattataaagaaaatatgtagaatatgaattataaagaaaatatgtagaatatgaattataaagaaaatatgtagaatatgaattataaagaagGTATGTAGAATATGGATTAAAAAGAAAGtatgtagaatatgaattataaagaaaatatgtagaatatgaattataaagaaaatatgtagaatatgaattataaagaagGTATGTAGAATatggattataaagaaaatatgtagaatatgaattataaagaaaatatgtagaatatgaattataaagaaggtatgtagaatatgaattataaagaaaatatgtagaatatgaattataaagaaggtatgtagaatatgaattataaagaaaatatgtagaatatgaattataaagaaaatgtgtagaatatggattataaagaaaatatgtagaatatggattataaagaaaatatgtagaatatgaattataaagaaaatatgtagaatatggattataaagaaaatgtgtagaatatggattataaagaaaatatgtagaatatgaattataaagaaaatatgtagaatatggattataaagaaaatgtgtagaatatgaattataaagaaaatatgtagaatatggattataaagaaaatatgtagaatatggattataaagaaaatatgtagaatatggattataaagaaaatgtgtagaatatgaattataaagaaaatatgtagaatatggattataaagaaaatatgtagaatatggattataaagaaaatatgtaaaatatgaattataaagaaaatatatagaatatgaattataaagaaaatgtgtagaatatggattataaagaaaatatgtagaatatggattataaagaaaatgtgtggaatatgaattataaagaaaatatgtagaacatggattataaagaaaatatgtagaatatgaattataaagaaaatatgtagaatatggattataaagaaaatatgtagaatatgaattataaagaaaatatgtagaatatggattataaagaaaatatgtagaatatggattataaagaaaatgtgtagaatatgaattataaagaagGTATGTAGACTATGGAAAGTGTGCTTATTAATTCTCTAATggtttataaaaaatcttaaaagaatagattataaaatgttttatttttcccatACGTAATCCTAGATTTCCACCCTAcactaaaaaaaaacgtaattttaatcacatattctccgtaaaaacataatAGTTCCCAGTCGCATTTTAATCACATACTCTCCGTAAAAACATAATAGTTCCCAGTCGCATTTTAATCACATACTCTCCGTAAAAACAGAGTTCCCAGTCGCATTTTAATCACAtactctccgtaaaaacatacagtTCCCAGTCGCATTTTAACCACAcactctccgtaaaaacatacagtTCCCAGTCGCATTTTAACCACAcactctccgtaaaaacatacagtTCCCAGTCGCATTTTAATCACAtactctccgtaaaaacatacagtTCCCAGTCGCATTTTAATCACAtactctccgtaaaaacatacagtTCCCAGTCGCATTTTAATCACAtactctccgtaaaaacatacagtTCCCAGTCGTATTTTAATCACATATTCTCTGTAAAAACATACAGTTCCCAGTCGCATTTTAATCACAtactctccgtaaaaacatacagtTCCCAGTCGTATTTTAATCACATATTCTCTGTAAAAACATACAGTTCCCAGTCGCATTTTAACCACAcactctccgtaaaaacatacagtTCCCAGTCGCATTTTAACCACAcactctccgtaaaaacatacagtTCCCAGTCGCATTTTAACCACAcactctccgtaaaaacatacagtTCCCAGTCGCATTTTAATCACAtactctccgtaaaaacatacagtTCCCAGTCGCATTTTAATCACAtactctccgtaaaaacatacagtTCCCAGTCGCATTTTAATCACAtactctccgtaaaaacatacagtTCCCAGTCGTATTTTAATCACATATTCTCTGTAAAAACATACAGTTCCCAGTCGCATTTTAATCACAtactctccgtaaaaacatacagtTCCCAGTCGTATTTTAATCACATATTCTCTGTAAAAACATACAGTTCCCAGTCGCATTTTAACCACAcactctccgtaaaaacatacagtTCCCAGTCGCATTTTAACCACAcactctccgtaaaaacatacagtTCCCAGTCGCATTTTAATCACAtactctccgtaaaaacatacagtTCCCAGTCGCATTTTAATCACAtactctccgtaaaaacatacagtTCCCAGACGCATTTTAACCACACACTCTCCGTAAAAACATAGTTCCCAGTCGCATTTTAACCACAcactctccgtaaaaacatacagtTCCCAGTCGCATTTTAATCACAtactctccgtaaaaacatacagtTCCCAGTCGCATTTTAATCACAtactctccgtaaaaacatacagtTCCCAGTCGTATTTTAATCACATACTCTACGTAAAAACATACAGTTCCCAGTCGCATTTTAACCACATACTCTCCGTAAAAACACAGTTCCAAGTCGCATTTTAATCACAtactctccgtaaaaacatacagtTCCCAGTCGCATTTTAATCACAtactctccgtaaaaacatacagtTCCAAGTCGCATTTTAATCACAtactctccgtaaaaacatacagtTCCCAGTCGCATTTTAATCACATACTCTCCGTAAAAACATAAGAGTTCCCAGTCGCATTTTAATCACATACTCTACGTAAAAACATACAGTTCCCAGTCGTATTTTAATCACATACTCTACGTAAAAACATACAGTTCCCAGTCGTATTTTAATCACATATTCTCTGTAAAAACATACAGTTCCCAGTCGCATTTTAATCACAtactctccgtaaaaacatacagtTCCCAGTCGCATTTTAACCACAcactctccgtaaaaacatacagtTCCCAGTCGCATTTTAACCACACACACTCCGTAAAAACATACAGTTCCCAGTCGCATTTTAATCACAtactctccgtaaaaacatacagtTCCCAGTCGCATTTTAATCACATACTCCGTAAAAACATACAGTTCCCAGTCGTATTTTAATCACATATTCTCTGTAAAAACATAGTTCCCAGTCGCATTTTAATCACATACTCTCCGTAAAATCATACAGTTCCCAGTCGTATTTTAATCACATATTCTCTGTGAAAACATACAGTTCCCAGTCGCATTTTAACCACACACACTCCGTAAAAACATAACAGTTCCCAGTCGCATTTTAACCACAcactctccgtaaaaacatacagtTCCCAGTCGCATTTTAATCACAtactctccgtaaaaacatacagtTCCAAGCGCATTTTAATCACAtactctccgtaaaaacatacagtTCCCAGTCGTATTTTAATCAcatattctccgtaaaaacatacagtTCCCAGTCGCATTTTAATCACAtactctccgtaaaaacatacagtTCCCAGTCGCATTTTAATCACAtactctccgtaaaaacatacagtTCCCAGTCGCATTTTAATCACATACTCTACGTAAAAACACAGTTCCCAGTCGTATTTTAATCACATATTCTCTGTAAAAACATACAGTTCCCAGTCGCATTTTAATCACATACTCTACGTAAAAACATACAGTTCCCAGTCGCATTTTAATCACATACTCTACGTAAAAACACAGTTCCCAGTCGTATTTTAATCACATATTCTCTGTAAAAACATACAGTTCCCAGTCGCATTTTAATCACATACTCTACGTAAAAACATACAGTTCCCAGTCGCATTTTAATCACATACTCTACGTAAAAACACAGTTCCCAGTCGTATTTTAATCACATATTCTCTGTAAAAACATACAGTTCCCAGTCGCATTTTAATCACATACTCTACGTAAAAACATACAGTTCCCAGTCGCATTTTAATCACATACTCTACGTAAAAACATACAGTTcccagccgcatttcagtaaaatacaagtgacCATAAGTTCACcctacttttgttattatcttttacgggttggtgaccgtattaatcactcatttacgttaatatattagtttttaaaacgtcaaaaataatagaataaaagttAAATTATcgtcttttaatgtaaaattttcagtgtacataaatatacatcataaGAATACAGTTAGAAAAGGGCAACTGGCGGAGGGACAATGATAtggcaagccaaaaaaaaaaaaaaaaaaaaaattatgtaatatatatatatatatatatatatatatatatatatatatatatatatatatatatatatatatatatatatatatatatatatatatatatataaattgatgtagAAAAGCAGATAGTAGGAAAATATAAATAGCAAACGAAGGAAATGAAAAAGCAATTGAATAAATATAAAGAGATCCAGAATACGCGAATAAGGTCAGAcggaaaatataagataaataacaTAAAACGATAAATTAGGACATAAGGAGCAAATTAAGATATACGAAG
The DNA window shown above is from Palaemon carinicauda isolate YSFRI2023 chromosome 29, ASM3689809v2, whole genome shotgun sequence and carries:
- the LOC137622850 gene encoding mucin-4-like, whose protein sequence is MDNNKDETFDEGPSRPEEGVVYMEEQEQPLDFSMRRSPRESLYDDGRPQVMRYISPRFQLMPVHSTTGMPMHSTDGMNQYLESNRGFLEGSEFSEDTRASPLNLSEEMSETSRDTSSSSSSSSSSSSRQGTLPSGENGRSDHYHENGLTNGFHTPPRQRSFSGESSSDGDDNPRGTQRRQEIRFALKSGYTCCFGGENNCEGLTYRLLHSRHFGQRMREHLQQRNQMLPEETRRIEHPPPTEILHNLNLSCSSPPMTLDPPVLGEEAVAAVHQYMLQCMARRGPVPPQYHNAINLYEAILASRTRESQHSSGSVNPPASSHQGSVGYPSGSQGGLNMPSTSQGLMSFPTTSQGPLSFPTTSQGPMSFPTTSQGPLSFPTTSQGPLSFPTTTQGPTSFPTTSQGSMSFPTTSQGSMSFPATSQGSMSFPATSQGSMSFPTTSQGMAFPSTSQGMAFPSTSQGAMAFPSTSQGAMAFPSASNGAMAYPSTSSGMGMAPPDMQQPFMAFLQASNFFSGDGSMERSPSYVQFRQHYLRRRNLSSRTRRGNRDRSSDDQEAGDQDGYRRRDSEEAAGQEHSGAEGGDTGSRDDENNNNGMRLDKNGIPRDATYWERRRRNNQAAKRSRDAKRNRELENEIQLEFLKWLLLPNLYRLMGNNNNGNNNNNDDNDNNDNDNRQE